The following are encoded in a window of Haloarcula laminariae genomic DNA:
- a CDS encoding adenosylcobalamin-dependent ribonucleoside-diphosphate reductase, with product MSKGELGADDLTLPIKRTEGDTLEDRLTGNAYNNILPARYLRKDSNGDLVEEPEDLFERVAKNVALAEAVFEADKQDLEITVTPDQVKPDHPRRDELAAEVFGKGTTVDDDAETTLSVYNVNKFAYDTVVPELPDSVRDHVETTADTFQTQMEHLSFMPNSPTLMNAGDELQQLSACFVDSPADDIDDIHQTAKEAAQVFQSGGGMGYAFWKLRPYGDPVGSTGGIASGPITFMRTYDQMCETIAQGGARRGAQMGVMRVSHPDVIQFIHAKNKDVSLAETLRLNDPDDFTHNSFAEALEEARDLIDDDGKVPKHLRNAVEGHLSNFNISVGITDDFMEAYKNGEEFTFTNPRTEEPHIATAETKELYDMFDLGEYVEVGEVLSIPAEKLFERIVQGAHENGEPGVIYLERVNKQHSFDVEEHPEHQILATNPCGEQPLEEYEACNLGHINLSTLASLDAPDYRVWADEHGDAYDSREAAISAFLDEALDMDELDDRIETGTRFLENVVTMSDFPVEKIEQKVREMRKIGLGIMGLAQLYIQLGVEYGSPEANEIARQVMRHINHGSKQASHELAEDRGTFEEWDNSKYADPTEYAEWFEKQTGEDAEDWADGYPIRNHNTTTIAPTGTTSMIGNTTGGCEPIYNVAYYKNVSDDVQGDEMLVEFDDYFLRALEENGIDVEAVKEEAQEQMANNEFDGVDGLTTVPDALGELFVTTGDLSARDHAGIQVACQEGVDSAISKTVNAPNDSTIEDAAEVFQYIYDHGGKGVTYYRDGTRSKQVLTTRAQNTEFSDMDTEELVAQLEEMFGDIEGFLEDDAVQAALDESVQGMLSAADGEESEFARKRSRPDVLHGVTQRIDTGYGKLYVNINEDPEAERPFELFANIGNSGGFTASFTEALAKTISTALRSGVDPEEIADELQGIRSPKVAWDKGEQIQSIPDAIGTALRRYLDGDVDKAYPQQVTLEETAGEDERKASSRQTDGGPQAGDANVQTDAGPQADAGQDAQQDLIDAGESPECPECGSMSLYYSEGCKTCESCGWSEC from the coding sequence ATGAGTAAGGGCGAACTCGGCGCCGACGACCTCACGCTTCCCATCAAGCGAACCGAGGGGGACACGCTCGAAGACCGGCTGACAGGAAACGCCTACAACAACATCCTGCCCGCCCGGTACCTTCGCAAGGACTCGAACGGGGACCTCGTCGAGGAGCCCGAGGACCTCTTCGAACGGGTCGCGAAGAACGTCGCCCTCGCCGAGGCCGTCTTCGAGGCGGACAAGCAGGACCTCGAAATCACGGTCACGCCCGACCAGGTCAAACCCGACCACCCGCGCCGGGACGAGCTCGCGGCCGAGGTCTTCGGTAAGGGGACCACCGTCGACGACGACGCCGAGACGACTCTCTCTGTCTACAACGTCAACAAGTTCGCCTACGACACCGTCGTCCCGGAGCTGCCCGACTCGGTCCGGGACCACGTCGAGACGACGGCCGACACGTTCCAGACGCAGATGGAGCACCTCTCGTTCATGCCGAACTCGCCGACGCTGATGAACGCCGGCGACGAGCTCCAGCAGCTCTCTGCGTGTTTCGTCGACTCGCCGGCCGACGACATCGACGACATCCACCAGACGGCCAAGGAAGCCGCCCAGGTGTTCCAGTCCGGCGGCGGGATGGGCTACGCGTTCTGGAAGCTGCGCCCCTACGGCGACCCCGTCGGCTCGACCGGCGGCATCGCCTCCGGTCCCATCACGTTCATGCGGACCTACGACCAGATGTGCGAGACCATCGCTCAGGGCGGCGCCCGACGGGGCGCCCAGATGGGCGTCATGCGCGTCTCCCACCCGGACGTCATCCAGTTCATCCACGCCAAGAACAAGGACGTCTCCCTGGCCGAGACGCTGCGCCTGAACGACCCCGACGACTTCACGCACAACTCCTTCGCCGAAGCCCTCGAAGAGGCCCGCGACCTCATCGACGACGACGGGAAGGTCCCGAAACACCTCCGCAACGCCGTCGAGGGCCACCTCTCGAATTTCAACATCTCTGTCGGTATCACCGACGACTTCATGGAGGCCTACAAGAACGGCGAGGAGTTCACCTTCACCAACCCGCGCACGGAGGAGCCCCACATCGCCACCGCCGAGACCAAGGAGCTGTACGACATGTTCGACCTCGGCGAGTACGTCGAGGTCGGCGAAGTGCTCTCGATTCCGGCGGAGAAGCTGTTCGAGCGTATCGTCCAGGGCGCCCACGAGAACGGCGAACCGGGCGTCATCTACCTCGAACGCGTCAACAAGCAACACTCCTTCGACGTCGAGGAACACCCCGAGCACCAGATTCTCGCCACGAACCCCTGCGGCGAGCAGCCCCTGGAGGAGTACGAGGCCTGTAACCTCGGCCACATCAACCTCTCGACGCTCGCGTCGCTCGACGCCCCAGACTACCGCGTCTGGGCCGACGAGCACGGCGACGCGTACGACTCCCGGGAAGCGGCCATCTCGGCGTTCCTCGACGAGGCGCTCGACATGGACGAACTCGACGACCGCATCGAGACCGGGACGCGCTTCCTCGAGAACGTCGTCACGATGTCCGACTTCCCGGTCGAGAAAATCGAGCAGAAGGTTCGCGAGATGCGGAAGATCGGCCTGGGCATCATGGGGCTGGCCCAGCTGTACATCCAGCTCGGCGTCGAGTACGGCTCCCCCGAGGCCAACGAGATCGCCCGCCAGGTGATGCGCCACATCAACCACGGCTCCAAGCAGGCCAGCCACGAACTGGCCGAGGACCGTGGGACCTTCGAGGAGTGGGACAACTCCAAGTACGCCGACCCCACCGAGTACGCCGAGTGGTTCGAGAAACAGACCGGCGAGGACGCCGAGGACTGGGCCGACGGCTACCCCATCCGGAACCACAACACGACGACCATCGCGCCCACCGGCACCACGTCGATGATCGGCAACACCACCGGCGGGTGTGAGCCCATCTACAACGTCGCCTACTACAAGAACGTCTCCGACGACGTCCAGGGCGACGAGATGCTCGTCGAGTTCGACGACTACTTCCTCCGCGCGCTGGAGGAGAACGGCATCGACGTCGAGGCCGTCAAGGAGGAGGCCCAAGAGCAGATGGCCAACAACGAGTTCGACGGCGTCGACGGGCTGACGACGGTGCCCGACGCGCTGGGTGAGCTGTTCGTCACCACCGGCGACCTCTCGGCGCGGGACCACGCCGGCATCCAGGTCGCCTGCCAGGAGGGCGTCGACTCCGCCATCTCGAAGACGGTCAACGCCCCCAACGACTCGACCATCGAGGACGCCGCCGAGGTGTTCCAGTACATCTACGACCACGGCGGCAAGGGCGTCACCTACTACCGCGACGGCACCCGCAGCAAGCAGGTGCTGACCACGCGGGCCCAGAACACCGAGTTCTCCGACATGGACACCGAGGAACTGGTCGCCCAGCTCGAGGAGATGTTCGGCGACATCGAGGGCTTCCTCGAGGACGACGCGGTCCAGGCCGCCCTCGACGAGTCCGTCCAGGGGATGCTGTCGGCCGCCGACGGCGAGGAGAGCGAGTTCGCCCGCAAGCGCTCCCGCCCCGACGTGCTCCACGGCGTCACCCAGCGCATCGACACCGGCTACGGGAAGCTGTACGTCAACATCAACGAGGACCCCGAGGCCGAGCGACCGTTCGAGCTCTTTGCCAACATCGGGAACTCCGGCGGCTTCACCGCCTCCTTCACCGAGGCGCTGGCAAAGACCATCTCGACGGCGCTGCGCTCGGGCGTCGACCCCGAGGAGATAGCCGACGAGCTACAGGGCATCCGGTCGCCGAAGGTCGCCTGGGACAAGGGCGAGCAGATTCAGTCCATCCCGGACGCCATCGGCACGGCCCTGCGGCGCTACCTCGACGGCGACGTCGACAAGGCCTACCCGCAGCAGGTCACGCTTGAGGAGACCGCCGGGGAAGATGAGCGGAAGGCCAGCAGCCGCCAGACCGACGGCGGCCCGCAGGCAGGCGACGCTAACGTACAGACGGACGCGGGCCCGCAGGCCGACGCCGGGCAGGACGCCCAGCAGGACCTCATCGACGCCGGCGAGAGCCCGGAGTGTCCCGAGTGTGGCTCGATGTCGCTGTACTACTCGGAGGGGTGCAAGACCTGCGAGTCCTGTGGCTGGTCCGAGTGCTGA
- a CDS encoding DUF5830 family protein has protein sequence MASVRINPVARVVTGVPDDERDPVALGVELLAHLEHESLSVAEAMDRIEAVTTNPGVQREILDTAAMRGVIDREDGLVRPTSGGTYVSFESDVTVREGEFSCERCGAAITTGHFVQLDGGELGPFGSTCIRKVLGRE, from the coding sequence ATGGCGTCGGTAAGGATTAATCCGGTCGCCCGCGTCGTGACGGGTGTGCCCGACGACGAGCGCGACCCCGTGGCACTCGGGGTCGAACTGCTTGCCCATCTGGAACACGAGTCGCTGTCGGTCGCCGAGGCGATGGACCGAATCGAAGCGGTGACCACGAACCCCGGCGTCCAGCGCGAGATTCTCGACACCGCCGCGATGCGCGGGGTCATCGACCGCGAAGACGGGCTCGTTCGACCGACCTCGGGGGGTACCTACGTCAGCTTCGAGTCCGACGTGACGGTCCGGGAGGGCGAGTTCTCCTGTGAGCGCTGTGGGGCCGCCATCACCACCGGCCACTTCGTCCAGCTCGACGGCGGCGAACTCGGCCCCTTCGGCTCGACGTGTATCCGGAAGGTACTCGGGCGGGAGTAG
- a CDS encoding DUF7526 family protein codes for MPREITGEVIHVVGPDEHGDYELDGTVAELAESRYLLVCREGGKPSVIERVVAFFKRDPITPVTLVADEGAEEGSEIEATVEFTTVDGVYEVVEME; via the coding sequence ATGCCCAGAGAGATAACGGGGGAGGTCATCCACGTCGTCGGGCCCGACGAACACGGGGACTACGAACTCGACGGGACCGTCGCCGAACTGGCCGAGTCCCGCTACCTCCTCGTCTGCCGGGAGGGCGGCAAACCGTCGGTTATCGAGCGGGTGGTCGCCTTCTTCAAGCGCGACCCCATCACGCCGGTGACGCTCGTCGCTGACGAGGGCGCCGAGGAGGGGAGCGAAATCGAGGCGACGGTCGAGTTCACGACTGTCGACGGCGTCTACGAAGTCGTCGAAATGGAATAG
- the trpG gene encoding anthranilate synthase component II, producing MSADAASGAADDQPRVLFVDNFDSFTYNLVEYVSEHARTEVVRNTASLEDVRAFEPDAIIISPGPGHPKNDRDVGVTMDVLREVSPEVPTLGVCLGLEAAVYAYGGTVGRAPEPIHGKAFPIDHDGEGVFAGLEQGLQGGRYHSLIATEVPDEFEVTATTTTEEGTELVMGVRHRDYPIEAVQFHPESVLTAVGHDVIENFLADL from the coding sequence ATGAGCGCCGACGCCGCGTCCGGGGCGGCCGACGACCAGCCCCGCGTCCTCTTTGTCGACAACTTCGACTCCTTCACCTACAACCTCGTCGAGTACGTCTCCGAACACGCCCGGACCGAGGTCGTCCGAAACACGGCTTCCCTAGAGGACGTACGCGCCTTCGAGCCCGACGCAATCATCATCTCCCCTGGGCCGGGTCACCCAAAGAACGACCGGGACGTGGGCGTGACGATGGACGTGCTTCGGGAAGTCAGTCCCGAGGTGCCGACGCTCGGCGTCTGTCTCGGCCTGGAGGCGGCCGTCTACGCCTACGGCGGGACCGTCGGCCGTGCGCCGGAGCCGATTCACGGGAAGGCCTTCCCCATCGACCACGACGGCGAGGGGGTCTTCGCCGGGCTGGAGCAGGGGCTACAGGGCGGGCGGTATCACTCGCTGATAGCCACCGAGGTCCCCGACGAGTTCGAGGTAACGGCCACGACGACGACCGAGGAGGGGACCGAGCTCGTGATGGGCGTGCGCCACCGCGACTACCCCATCGAAGCTGTCCAGTTCCACCCCGAATCAGTGCTCACGGCGGTCGGGCACGACGTCATCGAGAACTTCCTCGCGGACCTCTAG
- a CDS encoding HVO_2523 family zinc finger protein, with the protein MSDDAGRPCPRCDRSMYHRHCKYVCPEHGVVYDCADTFY; encoded by the coding sequence ATGAGCGACGACGCCGGCCGGCCCTGCCCGCGCTGTGACCGGTCGATGTACCACCGACACTGCAAGTACGTCTGTCCGGAGCACGGCGTCGTCTACGACTGCGCCGACACGTTCTACTGA
- the trpE gene encoding anthranilate synthase component I, with protein MTLDISREQFVEHAEADRPVVVRAAADLAVDVEPLLAYAALSGRTSDTVGSDYTFLLESAEKVASSDPDGAFAPETDDRHARFSFVGYDPRAVVTVTGDDTEVEVFDDRYADLVTTDGGDALDDLRAAMPDVELRGFPEMDRQHLDGGLVGFLAYDAVYDLWLDEVGMERPDSRFPDAQFVLTTSTLRFDHVEDAVELVFTPVVRADEDAGERYDELLAEAERVESALAGADELDTGGFTREAEVAGPQDEYEDAVETAKEYVLSGDIYQGVISRTRELYGDIDPLGLYAALRDVNPSPYMYLLGHDDLSIVGASPETLVSVAGDRVVSNPIAGTCPRGNSPVEDRRLAGEMLADGKERAEHTMLVDLARNDVRRVAEAGSVRVEEFMNVLKYSHVQHIESTVTGTLAPEADAFDAARATFPAGTLSGAPKIRAMEIIDELERSPRGPYGGGVGYFDWGGDTDFAIVIRSATVEAGVALPGGDGGPDHDRVTVQAGAGIVADSDPESEYVETEQKMDGVLAAVERIERLPDGAEVER; from the coding sequence ATGACCCTCGACATCTCCCGCGAACAGTTCGTCGAACACGCCGAGGCCGACCGGCCGGTGGTGGTGCGGGCCGCGGCCGACCTCGCCGTCGACGTCGAACCGCTGTTGGCCTACGCGGCGCTGTCGGGCCGGACCAGCGACACCGTGGGGAGCGACTACACCTTCCTGCTCGAGAGCGCCGAGAAGGTCGCCTCCAGCGACCCGGACGGCGCCTTCGCTCCCGAGACTGACGACCGCCACGCCCGCTTTTCCTTCGTCGGATACGACCCGCGTGCGGTCGTCACGGTCACGGGCGACGACACCGAGGTCGAGGTGTTCGACGACCGCTACGCGGACCTCGTCACGACCGACGGCGGCGACGCCCTCGACGACCTCCGTGCGGCGATGCCAGACGTCGAGCTTCGGGGGTTCCCCGAGATGGACCGCCAGCACCTCGACGGCGGGCTCGTGGGCTTTCTCGCCTACGACGCCGTCTACGACCTCTGGCTCGACGAGGTCGGGATGGAGCGGCCCGACTCGCGGTTCCCGGACGCGCAGTTCGTCCTGACCACGTCTACCCTCCGATTCGACCACGTCGAGGACGCCGTCGAGCTCGTCTTCACCCCCGTCGTCCGCGCCGACGAGGACGCCGGCGAACGCTACGACGAACTGCTCGCCGAAGCCGAACGGGTCGAGTCGGCGCTGGCCGGGGCCGACGAACTCGACACCGGCGGCTTCACCCGCGAGGCCGAGGTGGCCGGACCCCAGGACGAGTACGAGGACGCCGTCGAGACCGCAAAGGAGTACGTCCTCTCGGGCGACATCTACCAGGGCGTCATCTCCCGGACCCGGGAGCTGTACGGCGACATCGACCCGCTGGGACTGTACGCGGCCCTCCGGGACGTGAACCCCTCGCCGTACATGTATCTGCTCGGCCACGACGACCTGAGCATCGTCGGCGCCAGCCCGGAGACGCTGGTCTCGGTGGCCGGCGACCGCGTCGTCTCGAACCCCATCGCGGGGACCTGCCCACGGGGGAACTCCCCCGTCGAGGACCGCCGGCTGGCCGGGGAGATGCTCGCCGACGGGAAAGAGCGGGCCGAACACACGATGCTGGTCGACCTGGCCCGAAACGACGTGCGACGGGTCGCCGAGGCCGGTTCAGTCCGCGTCGAGGAGTTCATGAACGTCCTCAAGTACAGCCACGTCCAGCACATCGAGTCAACCGTGACGGGGACGCTCGCGCCGGAGGCTGACGCCTTCGACGCCGCGCGGGCGACCTTCCCCGCGGGGACGCTCTCGGGTGCGCCCAAGATACGGGCGATGGAGATAATCGACGAGCTGGAACGCTCCCCGAGGGGTCCCTACGGCGGCGGCGTGGGGTACTTCGACTGGGGCGGGGACACCGACTTCGCCATCGTCATCCGGTCGGCGACGGTCGAGGCGGGGGTCGCGCTCCCCGGCGGCGACGGCGGCCCGGACCACGACCGCGTCACCGTCCAGGCCGGCGCCGGTATCGTCGCGGACTCGGACCCCGAGAGCGAGTACGTCGAGACCGAACAGAAGATGGACGGCGTGCTGGCGGCCGTCGAGCGAATCGAGCGCTTGCCTGACGGCGCGGAGGTTGAGCGATGA
- a CDS encoding TVP38/TMEM64 family protein, whose amino-acid sequence MDRLAKRQLLGSAVLVAVVAAVAVFFSPARLIREAMHLADHPVYLAGVIVALYLVRPFFAWPTMPLSAFVGFVLGIGYGIPVALMGALVTCLIPYRFAERAGKQGGMFGWLGESGRRIIEVTGETRGVLAARLSPVPADPVSYGAGFAGVSTRAFVVGTFVGEIPWVVVEVIAGASMRSLTLQGLSIEALPQLLVLLGALAILVLAGPTYRHFSGRPDSS is encoded by the coding sequence ATGGACCGTCTCGCGAAGCGGCAGCTGTTGGGCTCGGCCGTCCTCGTCGCCGTGGTGGCCGCCGTCGCGGTCTTTTTCTCCCCGGCGCGGCTCATCCGGGAGGCCATGCACCTGGCCGACCACCCGGTGTATCTCGCGGGCGTCATCGTCGCGCTGTATCTCGTCCGTCCCTTCTTCGCGTGGCCGACGATGCCGCTGTCGGCCTTCGTCGGCTTCGTGCTCGGTATCGGCTACGGGATTCCGGTCGCGCTGATGGGCGCGCTGGTGACCTGTCTCATCCCCTATCGCTTCGCCGAGCGGGCCGGCAAGCAGGGCGGGATGTTCGGCTGGCTGGGCGAGTCCGGCCGGCGTATCATCGAGGTGACCGGCGAGACGCGGGGCGTCCTCGCGGCCCGGCTCTCGCCCGTGCCCGCGGACCCCGTCTCCTACGGCGCGGGCTTTGCGGGCGTCTCGACCCGCGCGTTCGTCGTCGGCACCTTCGTCGGCGAGATACCGTGGGTCGTCGTCGAGGTCATCGCCGGCGCGTCGATGCGCTCGCTGACGCTGCAGGGGCTCTCTATCGAGGCGCTCCCGCAGCTGCTCGTGCTGCTGGGCGCCCTGGCGATACTGGTGCTTGCCGGCCCCACGTACCGGCACTTCAGCGGTCGGCCCGACTCGTCGTGA
- a CDS encoding PAS domain S-box protein translates to MNSDGDIRVLHVDDEPEFAEVAALHLERADDGLDVVTESSARDGLARLRTTPVDCVVSDHDMAGMNGLEFLRAVREEFEALPFILFTGKGNEEIASDAISAGVTEYLQKDVGTDQYTVLANRIRRAVGETRAKSALQESERQLSTLISNLPGMVYQARNEPGWPMAFVSDGAEDLVGYSAEAIESGEVVWGSLIDDEDADRIDPQVQRSISDGEPFEVTYRVTTADGERRWLWERGRVVGHDGDVELLEGFVTDITARKEHERELKREREFTETLVDTLDDLFYVISPNGKVLRWNDTASEVLGYSDEELSTLTAYDLVPETFHDRLDAAIEQSVRTGQASFEAPLVTSDGDLIRHEFRGSLIEDGSDAPLGVAGIARDITDRKQRDRELGRYETIVEAVGDPVYALDEDGVFTFVNEAIEPMTGYTTDELVGEHIGSIMTDEDLARGNQLIRDLLADPETDSGTLEMDVVTKWGERIPSENNLALLPSDDGCFTGTAGIIRDIQERKAREERLSEFASVVSHDLRNPLNVVQGRISLARESGDVGHLDAAAGAADRMEKLIEDLLTLARQGDAVGTVERIDIATAAEEAWDSVDTVGATLELAGTATVDADPDRLRELLENLFRNAVEHGGYRQSPTYETISRRPLDQSALRELTVTVGTIPEDGDAITGFYVADDGPGIPAEDCEKVFERGFTTSTGGTGFGLAIVEDIATAHGWSVRATESDAGGARFEFTTSRADR, encoded by the coding sequence ATGAATAGCGACGGCGACATCCGCGTGCTCCACGTCGACGACGAGCCGGAGTTCGCGGAGGTCGCCGCACTGCATCTCGAACGGGCCGACGACGGCCTGGACGTGGTCACCGAGTCCTCGGCCCGTGACGGGCTGGCGCGGCTCCGGACGACACCGGTAGACTGTGTCGTCAGCGACCACGATATGGCCGGGATGAACGGACTGGAGTTTCTGCGGGCCGTCCGCGAGGAGTTCGAGGCGCTGCCCTTCATCCTCTTTACCGGGAAGGGCAACGAAGAGATAGCGAGCGACGCAATCAGCGCCGGGGTCACGGAGTACCTCCAGAAGGACGTCGGCACCGACCAGTACACGGTCCTGGCCAACCGCATCAGGCGCGCTGTCGGCGAGACCCGGGCCAAGTCGGCGCTACAGGAGTCCGAGCGCCAGCTCTCGACGCTCATCTCGAACCTCCCGGGGATGGTGTACCAGGCGCGCAACGAGCCCGGCTGGCCGATGGCGTTCGTCAGCGACGGGGCCGAGGACCTGGTCGGCTACAGCGCCGAGGCCATCGAGTCCGGGGAGGTGGTGTGGGGGTCGCTCATCGACGACGAGGACGCCGACCGCATCGACCCGCAGGTCCAGCGGAGCATCAGTGACGGCGAACCGTTCGAGGTGACCTACCGGGTCACGACGGCGGACGGCGAGCGGCGCTGGCTCTGGGAACGGGGGCGGGTCGTCGGGCACGACGGCGACGTCGAACTACTGGAGGGGTTCGTCACCGACATCACCGCCCGCAAGGAGCACGAACGGGAGCTGAAACGGGAGCGGGAGTTCACCGAAACTCTCGTCGACACGCTGGACGACCTGTTCTACGTCATCAGCCCGAACGGCAAAGTACTGCGCTGGAACGACACCGCCAGTGAGGTACTGGGATACAGCGACGAGGAACTCTCGACGCTGACGGCGTACGACCTCGTCCCCGAGACGTTCCACGACCGGCTCGACGCGGCTATCGAGCAGTCCGTCCGGACGGGCCAGGCCTCCTTCGAGGCCCCGCTCGTTACGAGCGACGGCGACCTGATACGCCACGAGTTCCGCGGGTCGCTCATCGAGGACGGGAGCGACGCTCCGCTCGGCGTCGCCGGTATCGCCCGCGATATCACCGACCGGAAGCAGCGCGACCGGGAGCTGGGCCGGTACGAGACCATCGTGGAGGCGGTCGGCGACCCGGTGTACGCCCTCGACGAGGACGGCGTGTTCACCTTCGTCAACGAGGCCATCGAGCCGATGACCGGCTACACGACCGACGAGCTCGTCGGCGAGCACATCGGGAGTATCATGACCGACGAGGACCTCGCCCGGGGCAACCAGCTTATCCGGGACCTGCTCGCCGACCCCGAGACCGACAGCGGCACCCTGGAGATGGACGTGGTGACGAAGTGGGGCGAGCGAATCCCCTCGGAGAACAACCTCGCGCTCCTGCCGTCCGACGACGGCTGTTTCACCGGCACCGCCGGTATCATCCGGGACATCCAAGAGCGAAAGGCCCGCGAGGAGCGCCTCTCGGAGTTCGCCTCCGTCGTCAGCCACGACCTCCGGAACCCGCTCAACGTCGTTCAGGGGCGTATCTCGCTGGCCCGGGAGAGCGGCGACGTGGGCCACCTCGACGCCGCGGCCGGGGCCGCCGACCGGATGGAGAAGCTCATCGAGGACCTGCTCACGCTCGCTCGGCAGGGCGACGCCGTCGGGACCGTCGAGCGGATAGATATCGCGACGGCCGCCGAGGAGGCGTGGGACAGCGTCGACACCGTTGGGGCGACGCTCGAACTGGCCGGCACAGCGACCGTCGACGCGGACCCCGACCGGTTGCGGGAGCTCCTCGAGAACCTCTTTCGAAACGCCGTCGAACACGGCGGCTACCGGCAGAGCCCGACCTACGAGACGATATCCCGCCGCCCGCTCGACCAGTCGGCGCTCCGGGAACTGACGGTGACCGTCGGGACGATACCCGAAGACGGCGACGCCATCACCGGGTTCTACGTCGCCGACGACGGCCCCGGCATCCCGGCCGAAGACTGTGAGAAAGTGTTCGAGCGGGGCTTCACCACGTCCACGGGCGGCACCGGCTTCGGGCTCGCAATCGTCGAGGACATCGCGACGGCCCACGGCTGGTCGGTGCGGGCGACAGAGAGCGACGCCGGCGGCGCTCGCTTCGAGTTCACGACGAGTCGGGCCGACCGCTGA
- a CDS encoding molybdopterin-dependent oxidoreductase — protein sequence MNDALLDSRGGRLLVGLAAGAAGVAGSYAATGYAPTFVASPVERTLSRTMPGEIVTLAITYLGSLGQQLNLAAAVVLTWLLFAAGITAAVLVGRAAHNRLLPTVGTAAVTWLVTAGLTRTLLPALGPVVPAVAVVGLAQALDAYRGAAEPISSKRRRALSTVGVALGATAVGAGVGRRQSSTEEAAPPLDGAGVDNEDIRTKLDIAERDSFDIDGIEPLVSENFYEVDINSIDPKPDTGDYALSITGAVESEVTVGYDELTEMAAVNQFSTLRCVGDRLNGNKIDTALWTGVPLRRLVEAAGPQSDCDCVLLRAEDGYEVEFPLEAFNRGLAVYGMNGNELPRGHGYPVRAVIPGHWGEVNTKWLTEIELLNREVDGYWEQRGWEGTGPVKPTATLKHDAVLDDGRRQLAGHAYAGLRGVSAVEVSTDGGASWSEATLSAPLPAAEGDGPAEDAWRQWKYSYDTPGSAHTAVVRMVDRDGNVQTSEETNPPPTGPSGWVSKEFQS from the coding sequence GTGAACGACGCGCTGCTCGACAGCCGGGGCGGGCGGCTGCTGGTCGGTCTCGCCGCCGGGGCCGCCGGCGTCGCCGGCTCCTACGCCGCGACCGGCTACGCGCCGACGTTCGTCGCCTCGCCGGTCGAGCGAACGCTCTCGCGGACGATGCCGGGCGAGATAGTCACCCTGGCGATAACGTATCTCGGCAGCCTCGGCCAGCAGCTGAACCTGGCCGCGGCCGTCGTACTGACGTGGTTGCTGTTTGCCGCGGGAATCACCGCGGCCGTGCTCGTCGGTCGGGCGGCACACAACCGCTTGCTTCCGACAGTCGGGACGGCGGCGGTCACGTGGCTCGTCACTGCCGGGCTCACGCGGACGCTCCTCCCGGCGCTGGGACCGGTCGTCCCCGCGGTCGCCGTGGTCGGGCTCGCACAGGCGCTCGACGCCTACCGGGGGGCCGCGGAGCCGATATCCTCGAAGCGTCGCCGCGCGCTCTCGACGGTCGGCGTGGCGCTTGGCGCCACCGCGGTCGGTGCCGGCGTCGGTCGGCGCCAGTCGTCGACGGAGGAGGCGGCCCCGCCGCTCGACGGGGCGGGCGTGGACAACGAGGACATCCGGACGAAGCTGGACATCGCCGAGCGCGACTCCTTCGACATCGACGGCATCGAGCCGCTGGTGAGCGAGAACTTCTACGAGGTCGACATCAACTCCATCGACCCGAAGCCCGACACCGGCGACTACGCGCTCTCGATAACGGGCGCCGTCGAGTCGGAGGTGACCGTCGGCTACGACGAGCTCACGGAGATGGCGGCCGTCAACCAGTTCTCGACGCTTCGCTGTGTCGGGGACCGACTCAACGGCAACAAGATAGACACCGCGCTCTGGACCGGCGTCCCGCTCCGGCGACTGGTCGAAGCGGCCGGACCACAGAGCGACTGTGACTGTGTCCTCCTTAGGGCCGAGGACGGCTACGAGGTGGAGTTCCCCCTGGAGGCGTTCAACCGGGGCCTCGCCGTCTACGGGATGAACGGCAACGAGCTCCCCCGCGGCCACGGCTACCCCGTCCGCGCCGTGATTCCGGGTCACTGGGGCGAGGTCAACACGAAGTGGCTCACCGAAATCGAGCTGTTGAACCGCGAGGTCGACGGCTACTGGGAGCAGCGCGGCTGGGAGGGGACCGGCCCGGTCAAACCCACGGCCACGCTCAAACACGACGCCGTGCTCGATGACGGCCGACGCCAGCTGGCCGGCCACGCCTACGCCGGCCTCCGCGGCGTCTCGGCGGTCGAGGTCTCGACCGACGGCGGCGCCTCGTGGTCCGAGGCGACCCTCTCTGCCCCCCTCCCCGCCGCCGAGGGCGACGGCCCCGCCGAGGACGCCTGGCGACAGTGGAAATACAGCTACGACACGCCCGGCTCCGCACACACGGCGGTCGTCCGGATGGTCGACCGCGACGGCAACGTCCAGACGAGCGAGGAGACCAACCCGCCGCCGACCGGGCCGTCCGGGTGGGTGTCCAAGGAGTTCCAGTCGTAG